The following proteins come from a genomic window of bacterium:
- a CDS encoding thioredoxin fold domain-containing protein: MRSSFAVPVVFIASAFFFACGSGNKTPEADQNTAPKPLQLAQNTTAEQQAQVDFTWFTDWDKGIEEAKKTKKPVVVDFYADWCVYCKKMDKETFSAPEIKKRLADGWIGIRLNAEKGDLSGTYDGKTMTYPQLTQYFGVTGFPSFLFIDKELKPMRPVPGFIEKDTFGPMLDFIKDEVYKKNVSFQDYMKSRK, from the coding sequence ATGAGATCTTCTTTTGCTGTACCGGTTGTATTTATTGCTTCCGCATTTTTCTTCGCATGCGGCAGCGGAAACAAAACTCCCGAAGCCGACCAGAATACGGCCCCGAAACCGCTTCAGCTCGCCCAGAACACCACGGCAGAACAGCAAGCGCAGGTCGATTTTACATGGTTTACCGACTGGGACAAGGGAATCGAGGAGGCTAAAAAAACAAAGAAGCCGGTGGTCGTCGATTTTTATGCCGACTGGTGCGTTTACTGCAAGAAAATGGACAAGGAAACCTTTTCCGCTCCCGAGATCAAAAAACGCCTTGCCGATGGATGGATCGGCATCAGGCTCAATGCCGAAAAAGGCGATTTGAGCGGTACATATGACGGTAAAACCATGACCTACCCGCAGCTTACACAATATTTTGGCGTGACCGGTTTTCCATCATTCCTGTTCATTGATAAAGAACTGAAGCCGATGCGGCCTGTCCCGGGTTTCATCGAAAAAGACACGTTCGGTCCGATGCTCGATTTTATCAAAGACGAAGTATATAAAAAGAATGTCTCGTTCCAGGACTATATGAAATCCAGAAAGTAA
- a CDS encoding 4Fe-4S binding protein: MVLGRIKRLWWQITGAVLFNFPFVGHLTLPWLPVPVLNCYSCPLAQGACPIGTIQHFFVIGVLPFFAVGVVAIFGVTAGRFYCSHLCPFGFLQDLLGRLSRFKARMPRFVGYGKYAVLIIMVIILPPLVKEPFFCTLCPAGSLEAGIPIVTGAWLDSRSADAGIFGGSSGILAMIGWWFWFKIGILVLILAVAVFIKRPFCRAFCPLGALFGLFNRISLFFRHPGALHGDRPHYNLRTCPVHITDPRDVDSHNCIKCRECYTHPAHTD, encoded by the coding sequence ATGGTTTTGGGCAGAATCAAAAGATTATGGTGGCAGATAACCGGCGCAGTACTCTTTAATTTTCCCTTTGTCGGGCATCTGACGCTGCCATGGCTTCCGGTACCGGTGCTCAACTGCTATTCATGCCCGCTCGCGCAGGGCGCCTGCCCGATAGGAACCATACAGCATTTCTTCGTTATCGGTGTCCTGCCGTTCTTTGCAGTGGGTGTTGTAGCGATCTTCGGTGTCACCGCCGGGCGGTTTTACTGCAGCCACCTCTGCCCGTTCGGATTCCTCCAGGATTTGCTGGGAAGGTTATCACGGTTCAAGGCAAGGATGCCCCGGTTCGTCGGGTACGGTAAATATGCCGTTCTCATAATCATGGTTATTATTCTGCCGCCACTCGTTAAAGAACCCTTCTTCTGTACACTCTGCCCCGCAGGGAGCCTTGAAGCGGGAATACCCATCGTGACCGGCGCATGGCTCGATTCGCGGTCGGCAGACGCGGGAATCTTCGGAGGTTCGAGCGGGATTCTTGCAATGATCGGCTGGTGGTTCTGGTTTAAAATCGGTATTCTCGTGTTGATTCTGGCCGTCGCGGTATTCATCAAACGGCCGTTCTGCCGTGCCTTCTGCCCGCTCGGGGCGCTGTTCGGCCTGTTCAACCGCATTTCCCTGTTCTTCAGGCATCCGGGGGCTCTTCACGGTGACCGTCCCCACTACAATCTCAGGACATGCCCTGTCCACATCACCGATCCCCGCGATGTCGATTCACACAACTGCATCAAATGCCGTGAATGCTATACACATCCTGCCCACACTGATTGA